A single Arachidicoccus sp. BS20 DNA region contains:
- a CDS encoding chloride channel protein, with amino-acid sequence MYRKIIKTFFTQLRYGVLLLKRRLTERQFLLLCCVIVGALASLSAIVLKLFVVKLEHFFFESSRFGDIVWYQALIPILGIGASSLLIEKVYRKNFLKGNDKIVYAIAKKSSDLPFSQCYSHIVTSGVTVGLGGSCGLESPMVATGAAIGSNLGRATFLPYKEKTLLLACGIASGISSAFGAPIAGIVFAMEVLIIDVSINSFIPLLMSSAIGALLAKIILGDNVLLTFNTIKDFDYNNIFLYVGLGLLAGCLCLFYARSFHWMEHKFAERTPVQRWLVGSILLAVLIFLFPQLFGEGYSFVKTLAETGQIPKNSILIAHTDNQWWILLFIAGIMFFKIFATGFTILGGGNGGSFAPSLVIGALLGFVVGRFFQLIGYANVPVTNFIVVGMAGMLSGLFFAPLTAIFLSAEVTNGYSLFIPLMLVAAISFFVVKSFEPLSLEMKKLSQQSELDPTDKDKFLLSRLELRFLIRKDFPAFNVNATLNDILISLHNTDKDVYAVIDDKNVLQGVIYLNDVKNILFDNAQRAEDIAISAGDLMMKQTPLTIEDDMESAILKFEKLTSAKNILPIIDKEGKWLGFISKSSILDKYRSEIIRSS; translated from the coding sequence ATGTACCGAAAAATAATAAAAACGTTTTTTACGCAGCTTCGCTATGGTGTTTTACTTTTAAAACGCCGACTGACCGAAAGACAATTTTTGCTTCTTTGCTGTGTAATCGTTGGCGCGTTGGCGAGCCTCAGCGCTATTGTTTTGAAATTATTTGTTGTAAAGCTGGAGCATTTTTTCTTTGAAAGCTCAAGGTTTGGCGACATTGTTTGGTATCAGGCGTTGATACCCATTTTAGGAATAGGTGCGAGCAGTTTGCTCATAGAAAAAGTATATCGGAAAAATTTTCTTAAAGGCAACGATAAGATTGTATATGCAATTGCCAAAAAATCGTCCGATTTGCCGTTCAGCCAGTGTTATTCGCATATCGTTACATCGGGTGTTACGGTTGGGCTTGGCGGGTCGTGCGGTTTGGAATCGCCTATGGTGGCGACAGGTGCAGCTATTGGCTCTAATCTCGGACGTGCTACTTTTTTGCCTTACAAGGAGAAAACTTTATTGCTCGCTTGTGGTATTGCTTCGGGCATTTCTTCGGCATTTGGAGCACCTATTGCGGGCATCGTGTTTGCGATGGAAGTATTGATTATCGACGTCTCTATTAATTCATTCATTCCGTTGCTGATGTCTTCGGCAATAGGAGCATTGCTGGCAAAAATTATTCTTGGAGATAATGTGCTGCTGACGTTCAATACCATTAAAGATTTTGATTACAACAACATTTTTTTATATGTGGGTCTAGGCTTGCTTGCCGGCTGCCTGTGCTTGTTTTATGCAAGAAGCTTCCATTGGATGGAGCACAAGTTTGCAGAGCGAACACCGGTACAGCGTTGGTTGGTTGGTTCCATATTATTGGCAGTACTCATCTTTTTGTTTCCGCAATTATTTGGCGAAGGATATTCGTTTGTAAAGACATTGGCGGAAACCGGTCAGATTCCTAAAAACTCCATATTGATTGCGCATACCGATAATCAATGGTGGATTCTTTTGTTTATTGCCGGCATCATGTTCTTCAAAATTTTTGCTACCGGTTTTACGATTCTTGGCGGTGGAAACGGCGGAAGTTTTGCTCCCTCGCTGGTAATAGGCGCATTGCTCGGATTTGTTGTAGGACGGTTTTTTCAGTTAATAGGTTACGCAAATGTTCCTGTAACTAATTTCATAGTTGTAGGCATGGCAGGGATGCTGAGCGGTTTATTTTTTGCTCCGCTTACGGCTATCTTTTTATCTGCGGAAGTAACCAATGGTTACTCTTTGTTTATTCCGTTGATGTTGGTAGCGGCTATCAGTTTTTTTGTGGTAAAATCTTTTGAACCTTTGTCGCTGGAGATGAAAAAGCTTTCGCAACAGTCGGAGCTTGACCCGACCGATAAAGATAAATTTTTGTTGAGCAGGCTGGAATTGAGATTTTTGATAAGAAAAGATTTTCCCGCATTTAATGTGAATGCTACGCTGAACGACATTTTGATTTCGCTGCACAATACGGATAAAGATGTATATGCCGTGATAGACGATAAAAATGTTTTACAAGGTGTTATTTATCTTAATGATGTAAAAAACATATTGTTCGACAATGCGCAAAGAGCCGAGGATATCGCCATTTCTGCCGGCGATTTGATGATGAAGCAAACGCCTTTGACGATTGAAGACGACATGGAATCTGCCATATTGAAGTTTGAAAAACTTACTTCGGCAAAAAATATTCTTCCCATAATAGATAAGGAGGGTAAGTGGCTTGGCTTCATTTCGAAGTCGTCCATTCTGGACAAGTATCGCTCGGAAATTATCAGAAGCTCCTGA
- the rpmI gene encoding 50S ribosomal protein L35 encodes MPKVKTNSSAKKRFKVTATGEIAHQKPFKRHILTKKSTKRKRALGIKGTVSPNMKPFVKRLLGLR; translated from the coding sequence ATGCCAAAGGTAAAAACAAACTCAAGCGCAAAGAAGCGCTTCAAGGTAACAGCAACAGGCGAAATTGCTCATCAAAAACCATTCAAACGCCACATCCTTACCAAAAAATCTACAAAACGCAAACGTGCATTGGGCATCAAAGGAACAGTTTCCCCAAACATGAAACCGTTTGTAAAACGTTTATTGGGTTTAAGATAA
- the rplT gene encoding 50S ribosomal protein L20 → MPRSVNAVASRARRKRILKQAKGFYGKRKNVYTVAKNVVEKGQTYSYVGRKLKKREYRQLWIARINAGVREEGLTYSQFINKLSQKGIELNRKVLADMAYSEPEAFKALVASVK, encoded by the coding sequence ATGCCACGTTCAGTAAATGCAGTTGCTTCGAGAGCACGCAGAAAAAGAATATTAAAACAAGCCAAAGGCTTTTACGGCAAACGTAAAAACGTATATACCGTAGCCAAAAACGTTGTAGAAAAAGGTCAGACATACAGCTATGTTGGTCGCAAATTGAAAAAGCGCGAATACCGTCAATTATGGATTGCGCGTATCAACGCAGGCGTTCGCGAAGAAGGTTTGACATACAGCCAGTTCATCAACAAACTTTCTCAAAAAGGAATTGAATTAAACAGAAAAGTATTGGCAGATATGGCTTACAGTGAACCTGAAGCTTTCAAAGCTTTAGTAGCTTCTGTAAAATAA
- a CDS encoding S9 family peptidase, giving the protein MNKTKFYFSFCFLFIACATIAQPYVTKYKWSKDGNSYYTIDANQIVEVALPSQAKQTTLSTQDLTPKDSLKPLRVADFSISQDGNKILIYTNTKKVWRYHTRGDYWLYDLGTKSLFQLGKSLPVASLMFAKLSPDGTKVAYSAKHNVYVEDLASHKITALTTDGTDRIINGTFDWVYEEEFGARDGFRWSPDSKKIAFWHVDARSIRNFLMIDNTDSIYSFTKPVEYPVVGQEPSAVKIGVVNVLTKKIVWANIPGDNREHYLPRMEWADDNNIVAQQLDRKQQTSILYFANAETGMAKAFYREHSDTWVDIKSRWHGDNPIGWDWIENGKAFLWVTEKDGWRHIYRVDKKGNESPVTKGNYDILDLLAVNETEGYVYFLASPNNATQQYLYRTKLNGKGGLELLSDTTEKGTNDYAISPNGKYAEHTFSNANTFPYTDWVALETNTIIGEKPQVHALPAGAPQVKFIQITTDDNVTMDASVLLPTNFDSTKKYPVVFYVYTEPAAQTVIDSWGNGRNFLYNGDMSADGYIYISIDSRGTPAPKGTAWRHSIYKGVGIINIHDQYEAAKQVMKWKYVDTSRVAVWGWSGGGSTTLNLMFQHGDVYKTGIAVAPVAYQPTYDNVYEERYMGLLSDSDNTYEKASPLSYAQGLTGNLLLIHGSGDDNVHYQNSEMVVNKLIQYNKIFSFMEFPNRTHAISEGEGTSRFLSNLYTTYLKEHCPPGGR; this is encoded by the coding sequence ATGAACAAAACCAAATTTTATTTCAGCTTTTGTTTTTTATTTATCGCGTGCGCAACCATTGCGCAGCCCTATGTTACAAAATACAAATGGTCGAAAGACGGTAACAGTTATTACACGATTGATGCTAATCAAATCGTAGAAGTTGCGCTTCCTTCTCAAGCAAAGCAAACCACTCTTTCTACACAGGATTTAACGCCGAAAGATTCGTTAAAACCTTTACGTGTAGCGGATTTCAGTATTTCTCAGGATGGAAACAAAATATTGATTTATACCAACACTAAGAAAGTCTGGCGTTATCATACACGTGGCGATTATTGGTTGTACGACTTGGGAACTAAGAGTTTATTTCAGCTTGGGAAAAGCTTGCCTGTTGCATCTTTAATGTTTGCGAAATTGTCGCCCGACGGAACAAAAGTTGCATACAGCGCAAAACATAATGTGTACGTGGAAGATTTGGCGTCGCACAAAATCACAGCCTTGACAACCGATGGCACAGACAGGATTATCAACGGGACTTTTGATTGGGTGTATGAAGAAGAATTTGGTGCACGCGATGGATTTCGCTGGTCTCCGGACAGTAAGAAGATTGCTTTCTGGCATGTGGACGCGCGCAGTATCCGCAATTTTCTAATGATTGATAATACCGATTCTATTTATTCATTCACAAAACCTGTTGAATATCCGGTGGTAGGACAAGAGCCTTCTGCTGTAAAAATAGGCGTTGTAAATGTTTTGACTAAGAAAATAGTTTGGGCAAATATTCCGGGCGACAACCGTGAACATTATTTGCCGAGAATGGAATGGGCGGATGATAATAACATTGTTGCACAGCAATTGGACAGAAAACAGCAAACTTCTATTTTGTATTTTGCAAACGCTGAAACCGGTATGGCTAAAGCATTTTACAGAGAACACAGCGATACATGGGTGGATATAAAATCGCGCTGGCATGGCGATAATCCGATTGGCTGGGACTGGATTGAAAATGGAAAAGCATTTCTTTGGGTGACGGAAAAAGATGGCTGGCGGCACATTTACCGTGTGGATAAAAAAGGTAATGAATCGCCGGTAACAAAAGGTAATTATGATATTCTTGATTTGCTTGCAGTAAACGAAACAGAAGGTTATGTTTACTTTTTAGCTTCGCCAAACAATGCGACGCAGCAATATTTATACAGAACGAAACTGAATGGAAAAGGCGGTTTGGAATTACTCTCCGATACGACCGAAAAAGGCACTAACGATTATGCAATTTCGCCGAACGGTAAGTATGCGGAACATACATTTTCCAACGCTAATACATTTCCTTACACCGATTGGGTTGCGCTTGAAACGAATACGATTATAGGGGAAAAGCCGCAAGTACACGCGCTTCCGGCAGGTGCTCCGCAGGTAAAATTCATTCAAATAACGACGGATGACAATGTTACCATGGATGCATCTGTTTTGTTGCCGACCAATTTTGATTCTACGAAAAAATATCCTGTGGTATTTTATGTTTATACCGAACCTGCGGCGCAAACGGTAATTGATTCCTGGGGCAATGGGCGCAACTTTTTATACAACGGCGATATGTCGGCAGACGGTTATATTTACATCAGTATTGACAGCCGTGGGACGCCCGCACCTAAAGGAACAGCATGGCGGCATTCTATTTACAAAGGTGTTGGCATCATTAATATTCACGACCAATACGAAGCTGCAAAGCAAGTAATGAAATGGAAATATGTAGATACAAGCCGTGTGGCGGTTTGGGGCTGGAGCGGCGGCGGTTCTACTACTTTGAATCTGATGTTTCAGCATGGCGATGTTTATAAAACGGGTATTGCTGTGGCGCCGGTTGCCTATCAACCGACGTATGATAATGTATATGAAGAACGGTATATGGGCTTGTTGAGCGATAGTGATAACACGTATGAAAAAGCATCGCCGTTGAGCTATGCACAAGGTTTGACAGGTAATCTTTTATTGATTCACGGTTCCGGCGATGATAATGTCCATTATCAAAATTCTGAAATGGTAGTGAACAAGCTGATTCAGTATAATAAGATTTTCAGCTTTATGGAATTTCCGAACCGCACGCACGCTATTTCGGAAGGAGAGGGAACATCAAGATTTCTGTCAAATCTTTATACGACTTATTTGAAGGAACATTGCCCGCCGGGCGGCAGGTAG
- a CDS encoding TolB family protein, with protein sequence MCSQTLTAQVFGGNPSSLKWKQINTDSFRIIFPKGLDSTALNVASLVQFQQRNIAKTMGAKQRKVNIVLQNQITYSNGYVGLAPFRSEFYLMPPMDVTQLGAQNWADNLAIHEYRHVEQYNNFDVGLSHAFKIVFGENGQAFANALAVPDWFFEGDAVYNETLLSKQGRGRVPYFMNAFKALYLGDKHYNYQKIRNGSYVDYVPNWYNLGYILVDYGYQKYGTDFWKNVTHDAAAFKGLFYPLQKGIKKYSGLSFNDFKDSAFNYYQQQWAKEPKDSLQYLTKTEKKNVVSYQYPYPTGNGNIIALKSDYKHVSMFVKLKNGVEKAIAVRPISNDDYFSYNNGKIIYSKLKPNVRWGYKESSDIELFDIDTKQKTTITHNQRYFTPDISHNGKLIAAVSFTTNQQSSIDLLDLKGNIIKHISAQQNHVYSYPKFSDDDKSVFVVERNKVGEMAIQQFDVASGDEKNIRPFGNRLIGFPVVQNDTLFFTCSSNGYDASWAYVSAENKVYRLAKTQLGIYQSFIKNDTLVGSVFSADGYRLAKIKSFFQPVENLEADTLVRLYHDAPKHDYSYVLANIDSTNYTITNYPKLHHPINFHSLQPDFEDPNYNFTLYGENVLNTLQTNVSYTYNRIENYHEVGVGSVYGGSFIEPFINGNYIFDRTAYSTKGKQNVHFSDAGWQFGLQLPLNFSSGNFYKFFTYTTSFNQRFIHWNENNLDLKNRSANYLSNQISFVNQSQQALQQMYLRFAQSISTLLRNTIDNNSAWQILIKGSFYFPAILPTHSFHVDLAWQKQDTLSRYAFSYNFPFSRGYDLYNFPEMWKFGLNYTLPVISPDAGFGNLIYLKRIRANVFYDNTFGKIPQEKTTNFASFGAEVSFDLNVWNQQSTGFIIRYSRLLNNQILSSRNRWEVILPVNLF encoded by the coding sequence TTGTGTTCTCAAACGCTGACTGCACAAGTGTTTGGCGGCAATCCGTCTTCATTGAAATGGAAACAAATCAACACCGATTCTTTCAGAATAATTTTTCCGAAAGGCTTGGATTCAACGGCTTTGAATGTGGCTTCGCTTGTTCAGTTTCAACAAAGAAACATTGCCAAAACGATGGGAGCGAAGCAACGAAAAGTGAATATTGTTTTACAAAATCAAATCACATACAGCAACGGTTATGTAGGTCTTGCGCCGTTTCGCAGTGAGTTTTATTTAATGCCGCCGATGGATGTAACGCAGCTTGGCGCGCAAAATTGGGCGGATAATTTAGCCATTCACGAATATCGTCATGTGGAGCAATACAACAATTTTGATGTGGGTTTGTCGCACGCATTTAAAATTGTTTTCGGCGAAAACGGACAAGCATTTGCGAATGCGCTTGCCGTTCCCGACTGGTTTTTTGAAGGCGATGCTGTTTATAACGAAACATTACTAAGTAAGCAGGGTAGAGGTCGCGTGCCTTATTTTATGAATGCTTTCAAGGCTTTGTATTTGGGCGACAAACATTACAATTATCAGAAAATACGGAATGGTTCGTACGTTGATTATGTGCCTAACTGGTACAATCTCGGCTATATTTTGGTGGATTACGGTTATCAAAAATATGGAACAGATTTTTGGAAAAATGTAACGCACGACGCAGCTGCGTTCAAAGGTTTGTTTTATCCTTTGCAGAAAGGGATTAAAAAATATTCGGGGCTTTCGTTCAACGATTTTAAGGATAGTGCGTTCAATTATTATCAACAGCAATGGGCAAAAGAGCCGAAAGATTCGTTGCAATATTTGACCAAAACGGAAAAGAAAAATGTTGTCAGTTATCAATATCCTTATCCAACCGGGAATGGAAATATCATTGCGTTAAAATCGGATTACAAGCACGTTTCTATGTTTGTAAAATTAAAAAATGGTGTTGAAAAAGCGATTGCCGTAAGACCGATTTCCAATGACGACTATTTTAGTTACAACAACGGAAAAATTATTTACAGCAAGCTGAAACCCAATGTACGATGGGGTTACAAAGAATCGAGCGATATTGAATTGTTCGACATTGATACAAAACAAAAGACAACCATCACACACAATCAACGATATTTCACGCCCGATATTTCGCACAACGGAAAACTGATTGCAGCGGTTTCATTTACAACCAATCAACAATCTTCGATTGATTTATTGGACTTGAAAGGAAATATTATCAAACATATTTCTGCGCAGCAAAACCATGTGTATTCTTATCCGAAATTTTCCGACGATGATAAATCTGTTTTTGTTGTTGAAAGAAATAAAGTGGGAGAGATGGCGATTCAACAATTTGATGTTGCAAGCGGCGATGAAAAAAATATTCGTCCTTTCGGAAACCGATTAATCGGTTTCCCGGTTGTGCAAAATGACACGTTGTTTTTCACTTGTTCATCAAACGGCTATGATGCGAGCTGGGCTTATGTTTCAGCCGAGAATAAAGTTTATCGATTGGCAAAAACTCAATTAGGTATTTATCAATCATTCATCAAAAACGATACATTGGTTGGAAGCGTTTTTTCGGCGGACGGTTATCGTTTGGCAAAAATAAAATCGTTCTTTCAGCCTGTTGAAAATTTAGAAGCAGACACTTTGGTTCGTTTATATCACGATGCGCCAAAGCATGATTATTCCTATGTTTTAGCAAATATTGATTCCACAAATTATACAATTACAAATTATCCAAAGCTGCATCATCCAATCAACTTTCACAGTTTGCAACCCGATTTTGAAGACCCGAATTACAATTTCACATTGTATGGCGAAAACGTGCTGAATACTTTGCAGACGAATGTTTCTTACACATATAACCGCATTGAAAATTATCACGAAGTTGGCGTAGGTTCTGTTTACGGCGGTTCTTTTATTGAACCTTTTATCAATGGAAATTATATTTTCGACAGAACGGCGTATAGCACAAAAGGTAAGCAGAATGTGCATTTCAGCGATGCGGGATGGCAATTCGGTTTGCAGTTGCCGCTGAATTTTTCTTCAGGAAATTTTTATAAATTCTTTACTTATACAACTTCATTCAATCAACGGTTTATTCACTGGAATGAGAATAATTTGGATTTAAAAAACAGAAGCGCAAATTATTTAAGTAATCAAATTTCTTTTGTAAACCAGTCGCAGCAAGCGTTACAACAAATGTATCTGCGTTTTGCACAAAGCATTTCTACACTTCTTAGAAATACAATTGACAACAATTCGGCGTGGCAGATTTTAATCAAAGGGTCATTTTATTTTCCTGCAATCTTACCTACGCACAGTTTTCACGTTGATTTGGCTTGGCAAAAACAAGACACGTTAAGCCGTTATGCTTTCAGTTATAATTTCCCTTTTTCTCGTGGCTACGATTTGTATAATTTTCCGGAAATGTGGAAATTCGGTTTGAACTATACTTTACCAGTCATCAGTCCTGATGCTGGTTTCGGCAATTTAATTTATTTGAAAAGAATACGCGCGAATGTTTTTTATGACAATACTTTCGGAAAAATTCCGCAAGAAAAAACAACAAATTTCGCCTCCTTCGGCGCAGAAGTTTCTTTCGACTTAAATGTGTGGAATCAACAATCTACGGGTTTTATTATTCGATACAGCCGTTTGTTGAACAATCAAATTTTAAGTTCCCGCAACCGTTGGGAAGTTATTCTGCCCGTGAATTTGTTTTGA
- the eno gene encoding phosphopyruvate hydratase has translation MSFIADIHARQILDSRGNPTVEVDVLTDNGVLGRAAVPSGASTGIHEAVELRDGDKSVYLGKGVLKAVENVNDIIAEQLLGWSVTDQVGIDKKLIEIDGTDNKGKLGANAILAVSLAVAKAAAQESNLPLYRYIGGVNASVLPVPLMNILNGGVHADNKIDYQEYMIVPHGATSFSEALRWGTEIFHQLKSVLKKKGYSTNVGDEGGFAPDIQSNEEAIETVLEAIKAAGYEPGKDVSIALDAASSEMFKDGKYKFYKSSGKELTPDEMVAYWVEWVNKYPIVSIEDGMAEEDWDGWKKLTEALGDKIQLVGDDLFVTNSKILKRGIDNKTANSILIKVNQIGSLTETIQAVQMAQNAGYTTVMSHRSGETEDTTIADLAVALNCGQIKTGSASRTDRIAKYNQLIRIEEQLADDAIFPSLFKK, from the coding sequence ATGAGTTTTATAGCAGACATTCACGCGCGTCAAATCCTCGACAGTCGCGGGAATCCAACGGTTGAAGTTGATGTATTAACGGACAATGGTGTGCTTGGTCGCGCGGCGGTTCCATCGGGTGCGTCCACAGGTATTCACGAAGCGGTTGAGTTGCGCGATGGCGACAAGAGCGTGTATCTCGGCAAAGGGGTATTGAAAGCTGTTGAAAATGTAAACGATATTATTGCGGAGCAATTGCTCGGCTGGAGCGTTACCGACCAAGTGGGAATCGATAAGAAATTAATTGAGATTGACGGTACAGATAATAAAGGTAAACTCGGCGCGAACGCAATATTGGCGGTGTCTTTGGCGGTTGCTAAAGCAGCGGCGCAGGAAAGCAATTTGCCGTTGTATCGTTATATCGGCGGCGTAAATGCAAGCGTGTTGCCTGTTCCGTTGATGAACATTTTGAACGGCGGCGTTCATGCAGATAACAAAATCGATTATCAGGAATACATGATTGTTCCACACGGTGCAACTTCTTTCAGCGAAGCATTGCGTTGGGGAACAGAAATTTTTCATCAGTTAAAATCTGTATTGAAGAAAAAAGGTTACAGCACAAATGTTGGCGATGAAGGCGGTTTCGCACCCGACATTCAAAGCAACGAAGAAGCGATTGAAACAGTGTTGGAAGCCATTAAAGCTGCGGGTTACGAGCCGGGCAAAGATGTTTCCATCGCGTTGGATGCCGCGAGCAGCGAGATGTTCAAAGACGGAAAATACAAGTTCTATAAAAGCTCCGGCAAAGAATTAACTCCCGATGAAATGGTGGCTTATTGGGTGGAATGGGTAAATAAATATCCGATTGTTTCTATCGAAGACGGCATGGCGGAAGAAGATTGGGACGGTTGGAAAAAACTGACCGAAGCTTTAGGCGATAAAATCCAATTGGTGGGCGATGATTTGTTTGTTACCAACAGCAAAATTTTGAAGCGCGGTATTGATAACAAAACCGCAAACAGCATCCTGATTAAAGTAAACCAAATCGGTTCTTTAACGGAAACAATCCAAGCGGTGCAAATGGCGCAGAATGCAGGCTACACAACGGTTATGAGCCACCGCAGCGGAGAAACGGAAGATACAACCATTGCAGATTTGGCGGTTGCATTGAATTGCGGACAAATCAAAACAGGCTCTGCAAGCCGCACGGATAGAATTGCAAAATACAACCAGTTAATCCGTATTGAAGAGCAATTGGCTGACGATGCCATTTTTCCGAGTTTGTTTAAGAAATAA
- a CDS encoding NAD-dependent epimerase/dehydratase family protein, whose product MNTENKLSVIITGSTGMVGEGVLHVCLNDARVENILVINRKPCGIVHPKLKEIIRSDFFDLSSIENELKGYNACFFCLGITSLRATEEQYSKITYDLTLYIANVLCKLNPDMTFIYVSGAGTTGDENARLMWVRVKSKTENALAKLPFKKQFNFRPGFIKPIKGLKRVHPFYKYITWIFPIGRALYPNGFATLREIGNAMLNACYIEDDRKNFEGKDIIAYGKTKSEE is encoded by the coding sequence ATGAATACGGAAAATAAATTAAGCGTTATCATCACAGGTTCCACCGGAATGGTAGGCGAAGGAGTGCTGCACGTGTGTTTGAACGATGCAAGAGTGGAAAATATTTTGGTTATCAATCGAAAGCCGTGCGGAATTGTTCATCCGAAATTAAAGGAAATTATCCGGTCCGATTTTTTCGATTTGTCTTCCATAGAAAATGAACTGAAAGGTTATAATGCGTGTTTCTTTTGTTTGGGCATTACTTCGCTTCGCGCGACAGAAGAACAATATTCAAAAATTACTTACGACCTCACTTTATACATCGCGAATGTACTTTGTAAACTCAATCCCGATATGACTTTTATTTATGTTTCGGGCGCGGGAACGACAGGCGACGAAAATGCCCGGCTCATGTGGGTGCGCGTAAAAAGTAAAACAGAAAATGCGTTGGCAAAACTGCCTTTTAAAAAACAATTTAATTTCCGTCCCGGATTTATAAAACCGATTAAAGGATTGAAGCGCGTGCATCCTTTTTATAAATATATTACCTGGATTTTTCCGATTGGTCGCGCGCTCTATCCCAACGGTTTCGCTACTTTGAGAGAAATAGGCAATGCCATGCTTAATGCTTGCTATATCGAAGATGACCGGAAAAATTTTGAAGGGAAAGATATTATTGCGTATGGGAAAACGAAAAGTGAGGAGTGA